One window from the genome of Thermococcus siculi encodes:
- the thiI gene encoding tRNA uracil 4-sulfurtransferase ThiI encodes MFNVVIVRYGEIGTKSRQTRRWFENILMNNIREALVSEGIDFKKIEAKHGRVLVKTNKAREAVEVLTRVFGIVSLSPAMEVDADMEKINKTALKLFRKKKRELGLERPRFRVTARRITKEFPLKSPEIQAKVGEFILENEESEVDLHDYDIEVGVELMEGRAYVYVDKIRAWGGLPIGTQGKVVALLSGGIDSPVAAFLMMKRGVEVIPVHIYMGEKTLEKVRKIWNQLKRYGYGGKGELIVIKPKERERILEKLRELKKEKYTCVFCKYMMVRNADRIAREFGAKGIVMGDSLGQVASQTLENMYIVSQATDLPIYRPLIGMDKEEIVKIAKEIGTFELSTLPEDEIPFIPKHPVIRGSWEEFRKLYKAVFGEEPKKREC; translated from the coding sequence ATGTTCAACGTCGTTATCGTGAGGTACGGTGAGATAGGGACCAAATCAAGGCAGACGAGGAGATGGTTTGAGAACATCCTCATGAACAACATCAGGGAAGCCCTCGTCAGCGAGGGGATAGACTTCAAGAAGATCGAGGCGAAGCACGGGAGGGTTCTCGTGAAGACGAACAAGGCGAGGGAAGCTGTTGAAGTCCTCACGAGGGTTTTCGGCATAGTCTCGCTTTCACCGGCGATGGAAGTCGATGCCGACATGGAGAAGATCAACAAGACCGCCTTGAAGCTCTTCCGAAAGAAGAAGCGTGAACTCGGCCTTGAGAGGCCCCGCTTTAGGGTAACCGCAAGGAGGATAACCAAGGAGTTCCCGCTCAAAAGTCCGGAGATCCAGGCGAAGGTCGGGGAGTTCATCCTCGAAAACGAGGAGAGCGAGGTTGATCTCCATGATTATGATATTGAGGTGGGCGTTGAGCTGATGGAGGGGAGGGCCTACGTCTACGTCGACAAAATCCGCGCCTGGGGTGGCCTTCCGATAGGAACCCAGGGTAAGGTCGTTGCCCTTCTCAGCGGGGGCATCGATTCCCCGGTAGCAGCGTTCCTCATGATGAAGCGCGGTGTCGAGGTCATCCCGGTTCACATCTACATGGGCGAGAAAACGCTTGAGAAGGTCAGGAAGATATGGAACCAGCTCAAGAGGTACGGCTACGGCGGGAAGGGCGAGCTGATAGTGATAAAGCCGAAAGAGCGCGAGAGGATACTGGAAAAGCTTAGGGAGCTGAAGAAGGAGAAGTACACCTGCGTCTTCTGCAAGTACATGATGGTGAGAAACGCGGACAGGATAGCCCGTGAATTCGGCGCGAAGGGCATAGTCATGGGTGACTCCCTCGGTCAGGTGGCGAGCCAGACGCTGGAGAACATGTACATAGTCAGCCAGGCGACTGATCTTCCAATATACCGCCCGCTCATAGGCATGGACAAGGAGGAGATTGTAAAGATCGCCAAGGAGATAGGCACGTTTGAGCTGTCGACGCTCCCGGAGGACGAGATACCCTTCATCCCGAAGCACCCCGTCATAAGAGGCTCCTGGGAGGAGTTCAGGAAGCTCTACAAGGCCGTCTTCGGAGAGGAGCCGAAGAAGAGGGAATGCTGA
- a CDS encoding DUF998 domain-containing protein, with protein sequence MNFEKLSAYVSLSLPFVFVVGLAIAVSQNPWFSFTNNALSDMGSIRNPVNYYFNGFLMVFAILGFIAAVGAFKKGLSYLMPLAMVFLFMVGVFPEEYAPHVPAAVLFYVLAFADMAIVGIKLGRSGTGWGYAWSFLAVFTFALMLYLVKAEVFDGLAVPELIGAATILAWFVYVGILMLRSKP encoded by the coding sequence GTGAACTTCGAGAAGCTCTCTGCTTACGTGAGTCTCTCCCTTCCATTTGTGTTTGTTGTAGGTCTCGCCATTGCCGTCTCCCAGAACCCCTGGTTCTCATTCACCAACAACGCCCTCAGCGACATGGGGTCGATAAGGAATCCGGTTAATTACTACTTCAACGGCTTTCTGATGGTATTCGCCATCCTCGGCTTCATAGCTGCTGTGGGGGCGTTTAAAAAGGGGCTAAGCTATCTAATGCCCCTCGCCATGGTTTTCCTCTTCATGGTCGGTGTTTTTCCGGAGGAGTACGCCCCCCATGTTCCAGCCGCGGTTCTCTTCTACGTTCTCGCATTCGCGGACATGGCGATAGTCGGAATAAAGCTGGGCCGCTCAGGAACCGGATGGGGCTACGCCTGGTCGTTCCTTGCCGTCTTCACCTTCGCCCTGATGCTGTACCTCGTAAAGGCGGAGGTTTTCGATGGACTGGCCGTTCCGGAGCTCATTGGGGCGGCGACGATACTGGCATGGTTCGTCTACGTTGGAATTCTCATGCTCCGTTCCAAACCCTAG
- a CDS encoding adenine nucleotide alpha hydrolase family protein, protein MKAVALLSSGIDSPVAIYLMLRKGLEITPVHFRQSSRKEAKVMELWEILKRHGKLNEPVIVDAYEEQAPVFSKLAEIEKGKWTCLFCKWTMLRKACRIGHEVGAEAIVTGDSLGQVASQTLDNLMIISSASDLPVLRPLIGMDKEEIVGIAREIGTFEVSIEPEEPCPFVPRHPVIRGSPGEFMRLKERLAREGVL, encoded by the coding sequence ATGAAGGCTGTCGCGCTGCTCAGCTCTGGCATAGACTCACCGGTCGCGATATACCTCATGCTCAGGAAGGGGCTGGAGATAACACCGGTTCACTTCAGGCAGAGTTCTCGGAAAGAGGCCAAGGTTATGGAGCTATGGGAAATCCTCAAGCGCCACGGAAAGCTCAACGAGCCGGTTATAGTCGATGCATACGAAGAACAGGCCCCGGTCTTTTCAAAGCTCGCCGAGATTGAGAAGGGGAAGTGGACGTGCCTCTTCTGCAAATGGACCATGCTCAGGAAGGCCTGCCGGATCGGGCATGAAGTCGGGGCGGAGGCCATAGTAACCGGAGACTCCCTCGGGCAGGTCGCTTCCCAGACCCTCGACAACCTCATGATAATAAGCTCCGCCAGTGACCTGCCCGTTCTGAGGCCGCTCATAGGGATGGACAAGGAGGAGATAGTTGGAATCGCCAGGGAGATAGGGACGTTCGAGGTGAGCATCGAGCCTGAGGAGCCATGTCCCTTCGTGCCGAGGCATCCCGTGATAAGGGGTTCCCCCGGTGAGTTCATGAGGCTAAAGGAGAGACTGGCCCGGGAAGGAGTTCTCTGA
- a CDS encoding MFS transporter produces MGSKSLYLILLAGFFAILGSTMSKSPTLPLYAESLGLSRGDIGLVAAASTVTGIVMNFSSGLLSDLYGRRKLLIAGGFVFLSAPLLYFLADDALTLTLVRVYYGVATAIFVPVSFALVSDLYPDRRGTLMGFLSTSTLVGRALAPVLAGSIIYFLGFPVVFVLCSITGMVVFLLSFRFPDTGRELEKFEFTFSRELLVIGLLDASVYMAYQGIETFLPLFYYLQDKAWLSGLILTIEISIMAVVKPYAGYLSDRIGRRKPIIIGMTMVGLAMFAFAFSSSLWAVIAGAVVFSVGASVSEASTKPLATEVSRLRGTALGFLESIKDIGQAAGPVLIGFLGFKLGFLSVGIFGLVALGIFLARTGEHNVQT; encoded by the coding sequence ATGGGGAGTAAAAGCCTCTACCTCATTCTTCTCGCGGGCTTCTTCGCAATCCTCGGCTCGACGATGAGCAAGTCCCCGACGCTCCCCCTCTACGCCGAGAGCCTCGGGCTGAGCAGGGGCGATATAGGACTCGTGGCGGCCGCATCCACCGTGACGGGGATAGTGATGAACTTCTCCTCAGGACTTCTCAGCGACCTCTACGGGAGGAGAAAGCTTCTGATCGCTGGCGGCTTCGTCTTCCTCAGTGCGCCGCTTCTCTACTTCCTCGCGGACGACGCGCTCACCCTCACCCTCGTCAGGGTTTACTACGGCGTTGCCACCGCGATATTCGTGCCCGTCTCCTTCGCCCTCGTAAGTGACCTGTATCCCGACAGGAGGGGCACTCTCATGGGCTTCCTAAGCACCTCAACGCTGGTTGGGAGGGCGCTGGCACCGGTCCTGGCCGGAAGCATAATATACTTCCTCGGATTCCCGGTTGTTTTTGTCCTCTGCTCCATCACGGGTATGGTGGTCTTCCTTCTCTCCTTCAGGTTTCCAGATACTGGGAGGGAGCTGGAGAAGTTCGAGTTCACATTCAGTAGAGAGTTACTCGTCATCGGCCTGCTCGATGCGTCCGTCTACATGGCCTATCAGGGAATAGAGACGTTCCTGCCACTCTTCTACTACCTCCAGGACAAGGCGTGGCTCTCCGGTTTGATCCTGACCATTGAAATCTCAATAATGGCCGTAGTGAAGCCCTACGCGGGCTATCTCAGCGACAGAATTGGGAGGAGGAAGCCGATAATAATCGGAATGACCATGGTTGGCCTGGCGATGTTCGCTTTCGCATTCTCCAGTTCGCTCTGGGCAGTTATAGCCGGGGCGGTGGTTTTCTCAGTCGGAGCCTCAGTCAGTGAAGCCTCGACCAAACCGCTCGCTACTGAGGTATCGAGGCTCCGGGGAACCGCCCTCGGCTTTCTGGAGAGCATAAAGGACATCGGGCAGGCGGCGGGGCCGGTTCTTATAGGCTTCCTCGGGTTCAAACTTGGCTTCCTCTCGGTGGGAATCTTCGGGCTGGTCGCGCTGGGGATCTTTCTTGCAAGAACCGGAGAACATAACGTCCAAACGTAA
- a CDS encoding acetate--CoA ligase family protein, producing the protein MKVEALKVIKEVLASGRTSLVEYEAKQVLKAYGLPVPEEKLAKTLDEALKYAEEIGYPVAMKLMSPQILHKSDAKVVLLNIKTPEELKEKWELIHENARKYRPDAEILGVLIAPMLKVGREIIIGVTEDPQFGHALMFGLGGIFVEVLKDVTFRIIPITERDARKMIQEIKSYPILAGARGEEPADIEAIVQLLLKVSELVDDLRDYIKEMDLNPVFVYNEGEGAVVVDARIIVKEPVEEKEEVITEYRERCA; encoded by the coding sequence ATGAAGGTGGAAGCTCTCAAAGTTATTAAGGAGGTTTTGGCCTCTGGAAGAACCTCCCTCGTCGAGTACGAGGCCAAGCAGGTTCTCAAGGCCTACGGTCTCCCCGTCCCGGAGGAGAAGCTCGCAAAGACCCTGGATGAAGCCCTGAAATACGCCGAGGAGATAGGCTACCCCGTTGCGATGAAGCTCATGTCGCCGCAGATTCTCCACAAGAGCGACGCCAAGGTCGTTCTCCTCAACATAAAGACCCCAGAGGAGCTTAAGGAGAAGTGGGAACTCATCCACGAGAACGCGCGCAAATACCGCCCCGACGCTGAGATACTCGGCGTCCTCATAGCTCCGATGCTCAAGGTCGGCAGGGAGATAATCATCGGTGTAACTGAAGACCCGCAGTTCGGCCACGCACTCATGTTCGGTCTCGGCGGAATCTTCGTCGAGGTTCTCAAGGACGTCACCTTCAGAATAATCCCGATAACCGAAAGGGATGCCAGGAAGATGATCCAGGAGATAAAGAGCTACCCGATCCTTGCCGGAGCGCGCGGCGAGGAGCCGGCAGACATAGAGGCAATCGTTCAGCTCCTCCTCAAGGTCAGCGAGCTGGTTGACGACCTCAGGGACTACATCAAGGAGATGGACCTCAACCCGGTCTTCGTCTACAACGAGGGCGAAGGAGCCGTGGTCGTCGACGCGAGGATAATCGTCAAGGAGCCGGTCGAGGAGAAAGAGGAAGTCATTACCGAGTACAGGGAGAGGTGCGCCTGA
- a CDS encoding acetate--CoA ligase family protein: MVEKIVEEMRPFFDPKAVAIIGATNKKGKVGNVIFENFKMNKERGIFKGNIYPVNPKLDEIEGYKVYKSVAELPDDTDLAVISIPAPFVPATMRDIAEKGIKSVIIITGGFGELGEEGKKLEREILEIARENGIRVIGPNCVGVYVPDTGVDTVFLPESKMDRPKSGPIAFVSQSGAFAAAMLDWAAMAGIGIGKMVSYGNKIDVDDADLMDYFIHDDEINVVTFYIEGVKEGRKFIEAAKRITRVKPVIALKSGRTEYGAKAASSHTGSLAGADTIYDAVFKQTGVIRAEDFEHMFDLAKAFAALKDKLPKGDRIGIITDGGGAGVMASDAVAKFGLKMADLSEETIKFLRENFPPHAVPGNPTDVVGDTDAERYRVAIEGFVNDPNVDAIVVIVLFQVPLLEEEKIIDILAEYQKKSDKPIVAVAMGGKKTDHYARILEEKGVPVYPTPERGVRAMAGLVKYAEYLRRGA, from the coding sequence ATGGTGGAAAAGATAGTGGAGGAAATGAGGCCCTTCTTCGACCCAAAGGCGGTCGCTATCATCGGTGCAACCAACAAGAAGGGTAAGGTAGGAAACGTCATTTTTGAGAACTTCAAAATGAACAAGGAGCGCGGAATCTTCAAGGGCAACATCTACCCAGTGAACCCCAAGCTCGATGAGATAGAGGGTTACAAGGTCTACAAGAGCGTTGCGGAGCTTCCGGACGACACCGATCTGGCGGTCATATCGATACCCGCTCCCTTCGTGCCCGCCACGATGAGGGACATCGCGGAGAAGGGGATAAAGTCCGTCATCATCATCACCGGTGGCTTCGGTGAACTCGGTGAGGAAGGTAAGAAGCTCGAGCGCGAGATACTCGAGATAGCCAGGGAGAACGGTATAAGGGTCATAGGCCCCAACTGTGTCGGCGTTTACGTCCCGGACACGGGCGTTGACACGGTCTTCCTGCCGGAGAGCAAGATGGACAGGCCCAAGAGCGGCCCGATAGCCTTCGTCAGCCAGAGCGGTGCCTTTGCCGCTGCCATGCTCGACTGGGCGGCCATGGCCGGCATCGGAATCGGAAAGATGGTCAGCTACGGCAACAAGATAGACGTCGACGACGCCGACCTCATGGACTACTTCATCCACGACGACGAGATAAACGTCGTCACCTTCTACATCGAGGGCGTCAAGGAAGGCAGGAAGTTCATAGAGGCGGCCAAGAGGATAACCAGGGTCAAGCCGGTCATCGCGCTGAAGAGCGGAAGGACCGAGTACGGCGCCAAGGCGGCATCCTCCCACACCGGTTCTCTCGCGGGTGCCGACACGATATACGACGCAGTCTTCAAGCAGACCGGCGTCATCCGCGCCGAGGACTTCGAGCACATGTTCGACCTTGCCAAGGCCTTCGCGGCACTCAAGGACAAGCTCCCGAAGGGCGACAGGATAGGCATAATCACCGACGGCGGTGGAGCCGGAGTCATGGCCAGCGACGCCGTTGCCAAGTTTGGCCTCAAGATGGCCGACCTCAGCGAGGAGACGATAAAGTTCCTCAGGGAGAACTTCCCGCCGCACGCCGTTCCGGGCAACCCGACGGATGTGGTTGGAGACACGGATGCCGAGAGGTACAGGGTAGCCATCGAGGGCTTCGTCAACGACCCGAACGTCGACGCGATAGTGGTCATCGTCCTCTTCCAGGTTCCGCTCCTCGAGGAGGAGAAGATAATCGACATCCTCGCCGAGTACCAGAAGAAGAGCGACAAGCCGATAGTTGCCGTCGCCATGGGCGGTAAGAAGACCGACCACTACGCCAGGATCCTTGAGGAGAAGGGAGTTCCCGTTTATCCGACCCCTGAGAGGGGTGTCCGCGCCATGGCGGGTCTCGTTAAGTACGCCGAATACCTCAGGAGGGGGGCCTGA
- a CDS encoding sugar phosphate isomerase/epimerase family protein, with product MIGLSMTAYGGKSLEAFEDWVSSAKGLGFDFIEILSEWPHYLTRENAAFFREVLNSYDLKATVHAPFSDLNIASFNTRIRDASLEIIHETIEVAAELEALVVTMHPGHCSPISVKNRDKYLEIHHDSLRKIARWGEEYGVKIGVENMPRFPILDAQTCDRLMEVVGEVEIGVTFDVGHLNTTTGNFDRFMRLFGDRIVHVHLHDNSGERDEHLPLGEGTVPWERVIPKLPDVTWTLEVDSLKSARKSLEFLKNLH from the coding sequence ATGATTGGCCTCTCAATGACCGCCTACGGCGGAAAAAGCCTTGAAGCCTTCGAGGACTGGGTTAGCTCGGCTAAAGGGCTTGGCTTTGACTTCATCGAAATCCTGAGTGAGTGGCCCCACTACCTAACGCGGGAGAACGCTGCCTTCTTCAGAGAAGTCCTGAACTCCTACGATCTGAAAGCCACCGTTCACGCCCCGTTCAGCGATTTGAACATCGCTTCCTTCAATACCCGCATAAGAGATGCCTCGCTGGAGATAATCCACGAAACGATAGAAGTGGCCGCGGAGCTTGAGGCGCTCGTCGTTACGATGCATCCTGGCCACTGTTCCCCAATCAGCGTGAAGAACAGGGACAAGTACCTTGAAATCCACCACGACTCCCTCAGGAAGATTGCCCGCTGGGGCGAGGAGTACGGCGTTAAAATCGGCGTCGAAAACATGCCCCGCTTCCCGATTCTGGACGCCCAGACCTGCGACAGGCTGATGGAGGTAGTTGGGGAGGTGGAGATCGGCGTCACCTTCGACGTCGGGCACCTCAACACGACCACCGGGAACTTCGACCGCTTCATGAGGCTCTTCGGCGACAGGATCGTCCACGTCCATCTCCACGACAACTCGGGCGAAAGGGACGAGCACCTTCCCCTCGGTGAGGGGACGGTCCCCTGGGAGAGGGTCATTCCAAAACTGCCCGACGTGACATGGACCCTCGAAGTGGATAGCCTAAAATCCGCCCGGAAAAGCCTCGAATTTTTGAAAAACCTGCATTAA
- a CDS encoding magnesium transporter, translating to MAVIGAEIRAELGEKVREAYRVTLPSLFTSQIFGLFGGTFLGKYFDVIMKQFPGLLVVLPGIMGLRGNVFGSMASRFSTMLYLGDLEPSLRDKKVLKEIVLRMLISLIPIFLLWAIGVATGIKKNAFDVLLIVVTSTILVSFILGYFTSFVTIFAFRRGTDPDSVAAPLVASMGDFLTVPSLVLFILLIEKSPGGFRLFNYAMIALFLIVAAISRVRKAEFLELRQVFITITGLALLSTISGSLLARFSGIIQASLILSFIYPALLSSFGNYGSIIAAKTSTKLHLGEIESFLCPKAFTDIIALFTTTPVIGLTKVLIGGALMALITGNPIPRSSYIVVLTYPFMTLFIMLYAYALSYFMFKHNIDPDHVAIPLISNNSDIFGTLYVVLMAKLMVGG from the coding sequence ATGGCAGTGATCGGCGCAGAAATCAGGGCGGAACTGGGGGAGAAGGTCAGGGAAGCCTACAGGGTTACGCTGCCATCCCTGTTCACGTCCCAGATATTCGGGCTATTCGGTGGCACGTTCCTGGGTAAGTACTTCGATGTGATAATGAAGCAGTTCCCCGGTCTGCTCGTGGTTCTCCCCGGCATAATGGGCCTCCGCGGCAACGTCTTCGGTTCGATGGCCTCGCGCTTCTCCACGATGCTCTACCTTGGTGACCTTGAGCCTTCCCTGCGCGACAAGAAGGTTCTCAAGGAGATAGTTTTGAGGATGCTCATCTCTCTCATCCCGATATTCCTGCTCTGGGCCATCGGTGTCGCGACGGGAATAAAGAAGAATGCCTTTGACGTTCTGCTTATAGTCGTCACCTCGACGATACTGGTCTCCTTCATCCTCGGTTACTTCACTTCCTTCGTGACAATATTCGCCTTCAGGAGGGGCACCGACCCGGACAGCGTAGCGGCGCCGCTCGTCGCTTCGATGGGCGACTTCCTCACTGTCCCGTCGCTGGTTCTCTTCATCCTCTTGATAGAGAAGTCCCCCGGGGGTTTTAGGCTCTTCAACTACGCCATGATAGCCCTTTTCCTAATTGTTGCCGCGATAAGCAGGGTCAGGAAGGCCGAGTTCCTTGAGCTGAGACAGGTCTTCATAACGATAACTGGCCTCGCGCTCCTCTCGACGATATCCGGCTCGCTGCTCGCGAGATTCAGCGGGATTATCCAGGCCTCACTGATACTCAGCTTCATCTACCCTGCACTCCTCAGCTCCTTCGGGAACTATGGCTCGATAATAGCCGCTAAGACCTCGACCAAGCTCCACCTCGGTGAGATCGAGAGCTTCCTCTGCCCGAAGGCCTTCACCGACATAATAGCCCTCTTCACGACGACGCCCGTCATAGGGCTGACCAAGGTGCTCATCGGCGGTGCCTTGATGGCCCTCATCACAGGAAACCCGATCCCGCGTTCCTCCTACATCGTGGTCCTCACATATCCCTTCATGACCCTCTTCATAATGCTCTACGCCTACGCGCTCTCCTACTTCATGTTCAAGCACAACATCGACCCTGACCACGTGGCGATTCCGCTCATCTCGAACAACAGCGACATATTTGGAACCCTCTACGTCGTCCTGATGGCCAAGCTGATGGTGGGTGGTTGA
- a CDS encoding potassium channel family protein, with protein sequence MEEWDEIEVPKNVKDIFVEMKNTAELMVDLAYSSILFNEEEMAEEVLELEEYLDLLNYHLMVHAVLAARNPREAEQITSILHMAHAIDDMSNAAADLAKMVIEGVELHPVITEAILRSEEIIGKIYVSPESLLVGKTLEELDLATNTGVWILAVRRGKRWIFDPDGDFKIFPGDILIGRGTETSMNYLKEIARGNIKVIGNE encoded by the coding sequence GTGGAAGAGTGGGACGAAATCGAGGTTCCAAAGAACGTCAAGGACATATTCGTTGAAATGAAGAACACCGCGGAACTGATGGTCGACCTCGCCTACTCCTCGATTCTGTTCAACGAGGAGGAGATGGCAGAGGAGGTCCTCGAACTCGAGGAGTACCTCGACCTGCTGAACTACCACCTGATGGTTCACGCGGTTCTCGCGGCCAGAAACCCCAGGGAGGCGGAGCAGATAACGTCGATACTCCACATGGCGCACGCGATAGACGACATGTCAAACGCTGCTGCTGATCTTGCGAAGATGGTGATAGAGGGTGTAGAACTCCACCCAGTAATAACTGAGGCCATCCTGAGGAGCGAAGAGATAATAGGGAAAATCTACGTCTCCCCCGAGTCTCTGCTCGTTGGAAAGACCCTCGAGGAGCTTGACCTCGCAACCAACACCGGCGTGTGGATACTCGCGGTCAGGCGCGGAAAGCGCTGGATCTTCGACCCAGATGGGGACTTCAAGATATTCCCCGGGGACATACTCATCGGAAGGGGTACCGAGACCTCGATGAACTACCTCAAGGAGATAGCGAGGGGCAACATCAAGGTGATCGGCAATGAGTGA
- a CDS encoding potassium channel family protein gives MSELEEIRNCLIEMKDLSSLMVDLAFSSVMYNSEDIAEEVYILEERMDELTLKVKKLALLLAKKEEDPLRLLSVIDMAEINEQISDAAYKISDLVLRDVEPHPIIRRIMEDTEEELGRVTVHPGSILIGKTLAQLKLPSKIGTRILAIKRGTRYIYDPGRDDTIEEGDVLIAVGSDLDKLRKLAGEEVEEEE, from the coding sequence ATGAGTGAGCTGGAGGAGATTCGAAACTGCCTCATAGAGATGAAGGACCTCTCCTCCCTAATGGTCGACCTCGCCTTCTCCTCCGTCATGTACAACAGCGAGGACATAGCGGAGGAGGTCTACATCCTCGAGGAGAGGATGGACGAGCTGACGCTCAAGGTCAAGAAGCTCGCCCTTCTGCTCGCCAAGAAGGAAGAAGACCCCCTGAGGCTCCTCAGCGTCATCGACATGGCGGAGATAAACGAGCAGATAAGCGACGCCGCCTACAAGATTTCCGACCTCGTGCTGAGGGACGTCGAGCCGCACCCGATAATCAGGAGGATCATGGAGGACACCGAGGAAGAGCTGGGAAGGGTGACCGTTCACCCGGGTTCGATCCTAATAGGGAAGACCCTCGCCCAGCTCAAGCTCCCGAGCAAGATAGGAACGAGGATTCTGGCCATAAAGCGCGGAACCCGGTACATCTACGACCCCGGAAGGGACGACACCATAGAGGAGGGCGACGTGCTCATAGCCGTTGGTTCGGACCTGGACAAGCTGAGGAAGCTGGCCGGTGAGGAGGTCGAAGAGGAGGAGTGA
- a CDS encoding endonuclease III domain-containing protein: METKSRSLSLEGFTFDESWEEKRKRAEKIVEILMETHPREKLLIGDPYRTLIHCIISQRMRDEVTYKVWEELFKRYKDIETIANTPVEEMREFLRKSGVGLWKTKGEWIVKASRIILEKYGGKVPDDIHELMKLPGIGRKCANIVLAYGFGRQAIPVDTHVNRISKRLGLAPPRVAPEKVEEYLSQLIPYEKWIYVNHAMVDHGRKICNPIRPKCDQCPLRELCPYAKGLVTDEDIKGKKAQR, encoded by the coding sequence ATGGAGACAAAATCACGCTCATTGAGCCTTGAGGGCTTCACCTTTGACGAGAGCTGGGAGGAGAAGAGGAAGAGGGCCGAAAAAATCGTTGAAATCCTCATGGAGACCCATCCGAGGGAGAAGCTCCTGATCGGCGATCCCTACAGGACCCTGATCCACTGCATAATCTCCCAGAGGATGCGCGACGAGGTCACATACAAGGTGTGGGAGGAGCTTTTCAAGCGATATAAGGACATCGAAACGATAGCGAACACTCCAGTCGAGGAGATGCGGGAGTTTCTGAGGAAAAGCGGCGTCGGCCTCTGGAAGACCAAGGGCGAGTGGATAGTTAAAGCTTCTCGGATAATCCTCGAAAAGTACGGCGGAAAGGTTCCCGACGACATTCACGAGCTGATGAAGCTCCCCGGCATCGGGAGGAAGTGTGCCAACATAGTTCTGGCCTACGGTTTTGGCAGGCAGGCGATACCCGTCGATACGCACGTGAACAGGATAAGCAAGCGCCTCGGTCTGGCCCCTCCGAGGGTTGCCCCTGAGAAAGTCGAGGAGTACCTGAGCCAGCTCATCCCCTACGAGAAGTGGATATACGTCAACCACGCGATGGTCGACCACGGGAGGAAGATATGCAACCCTATAAGGCCGAAATGCGATCAGTGCCCGCTCAGGGAGCTGTGCCCCTACGCGAAGGGGCTGGTTACCGATGAAGACATAAAGGGGAAGAAGGCTCAGCGGTAG
- a CDS encoding DUF6849 domain-containing protein: MRLVLKPLFDAELPAGFEEIVLSKLSGREVTTGDTVEIDLLEKPLKFKVLLAEPSPLKVGKGVRVEFSAGEVSEVTIEFEREVDRVLPFGKSIVVVLEDEVLILNHMGQKVYSRRFEKLKEVKVVENKVVVVHGDKITLIEP, translated from the coding sequence ATGAGGCTGGTTCTCAAGCCCCTGTTCGATGCCGAGCTTCCGGCGGGTTTTGAGGAGATAGTGCTTTCGAAGCTTTCCGGGCGGGAGGTGACGACCGGAGATACGGTGGAAATAGACCTCCTTGAGAAACCCCTGAAGTTTAAGGTTCTACTGGCCGAGCCATCGCCTCTGAAGGTTGGAAAGGGCGTCAGGGTTGAGTTCTCAGCCGGCGAGGTGAGTGAGGTAACCATCGAGTTCGAGCGTGAGGTTGACCGAGTGCTTCCCTTTGGAAAGAGTATCGTCGTGGTTCTCGAGGATGAGGTTCTGATACTGAACCACATGGGGCAAAAGGTTTATAGCAGAAGGTTCGAGAAGCTGAAAGAAGTTAAGGTTGTCGAAAACAAGGTGGTGGTAGTGCATGGAGACAAAATCACGCTCATTGAGCCTTGA
- a CDS encoding Maf-like protein: MLILASSSPRRREILSKFIEDFEVVPSEAEERCSLSDPVQYAVELARRKAKDAHGRFGGTVIGADTVVSINGHILGKPKDEEHAFRMLKMLSGRVHQVTTGYCIIHSGEEHCGSVVTEVKFRELDDGLIRAYIRTGEPMDKAGAYGIQGKAGLFVEWIKGDYYNVVGFPLEIVWKLRELGFKVI, from the coding sequence ATGCTGATACTGGCCTCATCTTCGCCCAGGAGGAGGGAGATACTTTCGAAGTTCATTGAAGACTTTGAGGTTGTGCCCAGCGAGGCCGAGGAGCGCTGCTCCCTGAGCGACCCCGTCCAGTACGCGGTGGAGCTGGCGAGGAGAAAGGCTAAGGACGCTCACGGCCGCTTCGGCGGAACGGTCATTGGAGCCGACACGGTGGTCAGCATAAACGGCCACATTCTCGGCAAGCCAAAGGACGAGGAGCACGCCTTCAGGATGCTCAAGATGCTCAGTGGCAGGGTTCATCAGGTCACGACCGGCTACTGCATCATCCACAGTGGAGAAGAACACTGTGGTTCGGTGGTTACGGAAGTGAAGTTCCGCGAGCTGGACGATGGACTGATAAGGGCCTACATCAGAACGGGGGAACCCATGGACAAGGCCGGTGCCTATGGCATACAGGGGAAGGCCGGACTCTTCGTGGAGTGGATTAAAGGGGACTACTACAACGTTGTCGGCTTCCCGCTGGAGATAGTGTGGAAGCTTAGGGAGCTGGGTTTCAAGGTCATTTGA